One Euphorbia lathyris chromosome 1, ddEupLath1.1, whole genome shotgun sequence DNA segment encodes these proteins:
- the LOC136215176 gene encoding cellulose synthase-like protein G3: protein MKIRVENITEKGKVDDEDLTSDEQRQIFKQWTPNFTRQNHPSVIQVVLENKKDKDISGYILSNLIYVSREKSKSSHHHFKAGALNVLLQVSAAMTNAPILLILDCDMYSNDPETPKRVLCYYCNANFRREYAYIQFPQRFKGINKNDIYGGEFKRVFQIQPMGFDGLGGPNFVGTCCFFSRRAFFGGPTSFVMPEIAELSPNHAPNKPLKSSLALANHVAQCNYENGTTWGYKLGFRYGSLVEDLFTGYRLHCEGWKAIFCNPERAAFLGDAPSNLLDMLNQNKRWAVGVLEIGISSYSSITYGLKHLGILFSLIYSQYHFWTIWSFPITIYAFLPQLALLNNVSIFPKVSESIWFPLYVFLFIGSYGQDFYEFVSAKGTFKMWWNDQRIWTIRGLTCLLFGTIEFFLKTLGISAQGFNVTSKVVDNEQGKRYRQGLFEFGVSSSMFVTLSTAALINLVSFIWGIAQLTFGRNHVERLEMQTLIAGFGMINSWPIYEAMVLRKDKGKMPAEVTIYATLITFGLCLAFSFISSS, encoded by the exons ATGAAAATAAGAGTGGAAAATATTACGGAAAAAGGAAAGGTTGATGATGAGGATTTAACAAGTGATGAACAACGTCAGATTTTCAAACAATGGACTCCTAATTTCACTCGCCAAAATCATCCCTCTGTTATTCAG GTTGTTCTAGAAAATAAGAAAGACAAGGATATTAGTGGCTATATTTTGTCTAACCTTATATATGTTTCAAGAGAGAAAAGCAAGTCGTCTCATCACCATTTTAAGGCTGGTGCCTTAAATGTTCTG TTGCAAGTATCTGCTGCAATGACGAACGCTCCAATACTCTTAATCCTAGACTGTGACATGTATTCCAATGATCCCGAGACCCCAAAACGGGTTCTATGTTACTACTGTAATGCAAATTTTCGGAGAGAATATGCCTACATACAATTTCCACAGCGTTTCAAAGGGATAAACAAAAATGATATCTATGGTGGTGAATTCAAACGTGTATTTCAAATTCAACCTATGGGGTTTGATGGGTTAGGAGGTCCTAATTTTGTAGGGACATGTTGCTTCTTTTCAAGGAGAGCCTTCTTTGGTGGTCCAACAAGTTTTGTGATGCCAGAAATTGCTGAGTTAAGTCCAAATCATGCCCCAAACAAGCCCTTAAAATCATCACTAGCATTGGCAAATCATGTGGCTCAATGCAACTATGAGAATGGAACTACATGGGGCTACAAG TTGGGGTTCCGATACGGGTCGTTAGTGGAAGACCTTTTTACAGGTTATAGGCTACATTGTGAAGGGTGGAAAGCCATATTTTGCAATCCAGAAAGGGCAGCATTTCTGGGAGATGCACCATCTAACTTGCTAGATATGTTGAATCAAAACAAGAGATGGGCAGTTGGTGTGCTTGAGATAGGCATTTCAAGCTATAGTTCAATCACATATGGTCTTAAACATTTGGGAATTCTTTTTTCCCTAATTTATTCACAATATCATTTTTGGACCATATGGTCTTTTCCTATAACAATTTATGCATTTCTTCCTCAACTAGCTCTCCTCAATAATGTTTCTATCTTCCCAAAG GTTTCAGAATCAATATGGTTTCCCTTGTATGTATTCCTCTTCATAGGCTCATATGGGCAAGATTTCTATGAATTTGTGTCAGCAAAAGGAACATTCAAAATGTGGTGGAATGACCAAAGAATTTGGACAATAAGAGGCCTAACATGCTTACTCTTTGGAACCATAGAATTCTTTCTCAAAACATTAGGAATTTCAGCACAAGGATTCAATGTCACAAGCAAAGTTGTGGACAATGAGCAGGGCAAAAGATATCGGCAAGGCTTATTCGAGTTCGGAGTTTCGTCGTCAATGTTCGTGACATTGTCAACCGCAGCATTGATTAACTTGGTTTCATTCATTTGGGGCATAGCTCAATTAACTTTTGGCAGAAACCATGTGGAAAGACTAGAAATGCAAACCTTAATAGCGGGATTTGGAATGATTAATTCTTGGCCAATTTACGAAGCTATGGTGTTACGAAAGGATAAAGGAAAAATGCCTGCGGAAGTTACTATTTATGCAACATTAATTACATTCGGACTTTGTCTAGCTTTTTCTTTCATATCTTCTTCTTGA